The following are encoded together in the Portunus trituberculatus isolate SZX2019 chromosome 25, ASM1759143v1, whole genome shotgun sequence genome:
- the LOC123508805 gene encoding beta-1,3-galactosyltransferase 2-like isoform X1 — protein MIRSTLLARTRHFCKYVAGEGRRHIVLINCVCLTLFFIKVALLDYSCDYMSPAGMPVNLSAIHLNQYLIEEADFCHRHSNLSFIVYIHSSLGKVEKRQETRLTWASAGLYDSSVRMAVVFMVGLAKTKEEEIILREESHRYQDIVQGNYTDTYHMLSYKGLASLNWVTKHCSHVPWTIHADDDVLIDIFLLKKFLENNGTQNSLFCYPWENSPVRRYGKWCVRQNEYEDNIYPTYCAGGAWVVATSLAPKLLEAATRVPVLWVDDVYLTGILSKNAGIPVAGDLRNSVRRNGIDKGDLGKTMIWFETRKPRTIWWYKLLSFHSYVPTIDI, from the exons ATGTGgctggagaagggaggagacatATAGTGCTGATAAACTGTGTCTGCCTTACTCTATTCTTTATCAAGGTTGCCCTCTTGGACTACAGCTGTGATTAT ATGTCTCCTGCTGGTATGCCTGTCAACTTGAGTGCCATCCATCTGAACCAGTATCTGATAGAGGAAGCGGACTTCTGTCACCGGCACTCCAACCTTAGCTTCATTGTATATATTCACTCTTCACTGGGGAAAGTTGAAAAGAGACAGGAGACCCGCCTGACCTGGGCATCAGCTGGACTGTATGACTCCAGTGTGAGGATGGCCGTGGTGTTTATGGTGGGCTTGGCAAAaaccaaggaggaagagatcatCCTGCGGGAGGAAAGCCATCGTTATCAGGACATTGTGCAG GGTAATTACACTGACACTTACCACATGCTGAGCTACAAGGGCCTGGCATCCCTCAACTGGGTCACAAAGCACTGCTCCCATGTGCCCTGGACCATACATGCAGATGATGATGTCCTCATTGATATATTTCTCCTTAAAAAGTTCTTAGAAAACAATGGTACTCAGAATAGTCTTTTCTGTTACCCCTGGGAGAACTCCCCCGTGAGGAGGTATGGGAAGTGGTGTGTGcggcagaatgaatacgaagaCAACATATATCCCACCTACTGTGCGGGCGGAGCGTGGGTTGTAGCAACGTCTTTGGCACCCAAACTCCTGGAGGCGGCCACTAGGGTTCCGGTGCTGTGGGTGGATGACGTGTACCTCACCGGCATACTGTCCAAGAATGCCGGAATCCCAGTGGCTGGTGACTTGAGAAATAGTGTTAGGAGGAATGGTATTGATAAAGGAGACTTAGGAAAGACAATGATATGGTTTGAAACAAGAAAACCAAGAACAATATGGTGGTATAAGTTATTAAGTTTTCACAGTTATGTGCCAACAATAGACATTTAA
- the LOC123508805 gene encoding beta-1,3-galactosyltransferase 2-like isoform X2 produces MSPAGMPVNLSAIHLNQYLIEEADFCHRHSNLSFIVYIHSSLGKVEKRQETRLTWASAGLYDSSVRMAVVFMVGLAKTKEEEIILREESHRYQDIVQGNYTDTYHMLSYKGLASLNWVTKHCSHVPWTIHADDDVLIDIFLLKKFLENNGTQNSLFCYPWENSPVRRYGKWCVRQNEYEDNIYPTYCAGGAWVVATSLAPKLLEAATRVPVLWVDDVYLTGILSKNAGIPVAGDLRNSVRRNGIDKGDLGKTMIWFETRKPRTIWWYKLLSFHSYVPTIDI; encoded by the exons ATGTCTCCTGCTGGTATGCCTGTCAACTTGAGTGCCATCCATCTGAACCAGTATCTGATAGAGGAAGCGGACTTCTGTCACCGGCACTCCAACCTTAGCTTCATTGTATATATTCACTCTTCACTGGGGAAAGTTGAAAAGAGACAGGAGACCCGCCTGACCTGGGCATCAGCTGGACTGTATGACTCCAGTGTGAGGATGGCCGTGGTGTTTATGGTGGGCTTGGCAAAaaccaaggaggaagagatcatCCTGCGGGAGGAAAGCCATCGTTATCAGGACATTGTGCAG GGTAATTACACTGACACTTACCACATGCTGAGCTACAAGGGCCTGGCATCCCTCAACTGGGTCACAAAGCACTGCTCCCATGTGCCCTGGACCATACATGCAGATGATGATGTCCTCATTGATATATTTCTCCTTAAAAAGTTCTTAGAAAACAATGGTACTCAGAATAGTCTTTTCTGTTACCCCTGGGAGAACTCCCCCGTGAGGAGGTATGGGAAGTGGTGTGTGcggcagaatgaatacgaagaCAACATATATCCCACCTACTGTGCGGGCGGAGCGTGGGTTGTAGCAACGTCTTTGGCACCCAAACTCCTGGAGGCGGCCACTAGGGTTCCGGTGCTGTGGGTGGATGACGTGTACCTCACCGGCATACTGTCCAAGAATGCCGGAATCCCAGTGGCTGGTGACTTGAGAAATAGTGTTAGGAGGAATGGTATTGATAAAGGAGACTTAGGAAAGACAATGATATGGTTTGAAACAAGAAAACCAAGAACAATATGGTGGTATAAGTTATTAAGTTTTCACAGTTATGTGCCAACAATAGACATTTAA